Proteins encoded in a region of the Puniceibacterium sp. IMCC21224 genome:
- a CDS encoding ATP-binding protein, whose protein sequence is MPHTKPKPSFPWGRCWLVALLFLGLAGTGYLSYTVWDYVRNLGTAKHDQQEWVAFQLEAEYLKLERAISKAESGETADLQELRKRFDIFYSRAFLLKQDSVEGQAVRDLADLQSTLNAQIPLIDGSDLQLSTNLSTLEREITQLSSVPRDIALSYIGRSAEKEEDDRSEIVRLIEIMIALMVQMTAALVIVILLLLRRTASLNTASKAAEETGQRLSAALRGGLDGIVVSDANGRILDFNGSAERVFGYSRDQAIGSQMIDLLFPANARERLRAVLASFNRTGKTMIAEHGTQEMNMLHQDGHVFPVEFSASLANTHAGTIFVTYIRDVTEKKEKEAEQIRIRDEALTAYKERSRFFAMMSHEMRTPLNGVLSALQLLDGSTLDSEQRSFLKAALTSGDILLGHINDVLAIERSENHVALPKVPCDIASLIAALIGTMAPLARDTKTRLRFDQRGLDDRILRTEPKAIQQILVNLLSNAIKFSPEGDVTLSARYAPSATVESPGVLHLEVCDTGIGIPAADLDHIFDDFVSLDSRYERRTGGTGLGLGIVRRFVLRLGGEINCVSEEGEGTSFTVTLPMFEVREALSDANKITGVAPKSAAAQTLLVVDDNEINRNLLAAMLRRNGHDVTLATGGQEAIDLANQTPFDAILMDISMPEISGTQATQKIQSAPGPNRDTRIIAVTAHALPHERDSFRAAGMTGFLLKPIDMVALEECLADDDTASPNSDDILARPGSSKPGSPVILNSTQVADLLQILGHDRLADQFTTFRHKTKTGITGLQNATDITVLQERAHALAGMCGMMGAAQLHELLKNIELACKFEDQEAAAERVAHVPEIADAAFQAWEETLELHGRNHTKG, encoded by the coding sequence GTGCCCCATACCAAACCAAAACCGTCATTCCCATGGGGCCGGTGCTGGCTTGTTGCCCTCTTGTTTCTGGGTTTGGCGGGCACTGGTTACCTGTCCTACACGGTCTGGGACTATGTTCGAAATCTGGGGACCGCCAAACATGATCAACAGGAATGGGTCGCGTTCCAGCTAGAGGCTGAGTACCTCAAACTGGAACGTGCCATTTCCAAGGCCGAGTCCGGCGAGACCGCCGATCTGCAAGAGCTGCGCAAACGCTTTGACATCTTCTACAGCCGTGCCTTTTTGCTAAAACAGGACAGCGTAGAGGGACAGGCGGTCCGTGATCTGGCCGACTTGCAGAGCACTCTGAATGCCCAGATCCCGCTCATCGATGGCTCTGATTTACAACTGAGCACAAACCTGAGCACGCTTGAACGCGAAATTACACAGCTTTCGTCAGTGCCCCGCGATATCGCCCTGAGCTACATTGGCCGTTCTGCCGAAAAAGAAGAAGACGACCGGAGCGAGATCGTCCGCCTTATCGAAATCATGATCGCATTAATGGTCCAGATGACTGCGGCGCTTGTCATCGTGATCCTCCTTTTGCTGCGGCGGACTGCGTCTCTGAACACCGCATCGAAAGCTGCCGAAGAAACCGGGCAACGCCTGTCCGCGGCCCTGCGTGGGGGGCTGGATGGAATCGTCGTGTCCGACGCTAATGGACGCATCCTGGATTTCAACGGCTCGGCCGAAAGGGTTTTTGGCTACTCCAGGGATCAGGCGATCGGCAGCCAGATGATCGACCTGCTGTTTCCCGCCAATGCGCGCGAACGGCTGAGAGCAGTGCTCGCCAGCTTTAACAGGACTGGCAAAACCATGATCGCAGAGCACGGCACCCAAGAGATGAATATGCTGCACCAGGACGGGCACGTCTTTCCGGTGGAGTTTTCAGCGTCTCTCGCGAATACGCACGCCGGGACAATTTTTGTGACCTATATCCGCGACGTCACGGAAAAGAAGGAAAAGGAAGCCGAGCAGATCAGAATTCGTGACGAAGCCCTAACAGCCTACAAAGAGCGGTCACGGTTCTTTGCCATGATGAGCCACGAGATGCGCACGCCATTGAACGGTGTGTTGTCTGCCCTGCAACTTCTGGATGGCAGCACGCTGGACTCGGAACAGAGATCTTTTCTGAAAGCCGCGCTGACGTCAGGCGACATTCTGCTTGGCCACATCAATGACGTGCTGGCGATCGAACGCAGTGAAAACCATGTCGCGCTACCCAAGGTTCCTTGTGACATCGCATCACTGATCGCAGCCCTGATCGGAACGATGGCACCTCTGGCCCGAGATACGAAAACCCGGTTGCGGTTTGATCAAAGAGGGCTGGATGACCGGATTCTGAGAACCGAACCAAAGGCAATCCAGCAGATCCTGGTCAATTTGCTCAGCAACGCGATCAAGTTCTCTCCCGAAGGGGACGTCACCCTGTCGGCGCGCTATGCGCCTTCGGCGACAGTCGAGTCCCCCGGCGTGCTGCATCTTGAGGTCTGCGATACCGGCATCGGCATTCCGGCCGCGGATCTGGACCACATTTTCGACGATTTTGTGTCCCTGGACAGCCGTTATGAGCGACGCACAGGCGGCACCGGACTGGGCCTTGGCATCGTGCGCCGCTTTGTCCTGCGTCTAGGCGGGGAAATCAACTGTGTCTCGGAAGAAGGCGAAGGAACCAGCTTTACCGTTACTCTTCCCATGTTCGAAGTTCGCGAGGCACTGTCTGACGCCAACAAGATAACCGGAGTCGCGCCAAAATCAGCGGCCGCGCAAACCCTGCTGGTGGTGGATGACAACGAAATCAACCGCAATCTTCTGGCCGCCATGCTGCGCCGGAACGGCCACGATGTGACGCTCGCGACCGGCGGACAAGAAGCCATAGACCTTGCGAACCAGACACCTTTTGATGCCATTCTCATGGACATCTCGATGCCCGAGATCAGCGGCACTCAGGCCACGCAGAAGATTCAGTCAGCACCCGGGCCCAACCGCGATACCCGGATCATTGCCGTGACAGCCCATGCATTGCCGCACGAACGTGACTCATTTCGTGCGGCGGGCATGACCGGTTTTCTGCTAAAGCCGATCGACATGGTCGCGCTGGAAGAGTGTTTGGCAGATGACGACACCGCTTCGCCAAACAGCGATGACATTTTGGCACGCCCTGGCTCATCAAAACCGGGCAGCCCTGTGATCCTGAACAGCACGCAGGTTGCTGACCTGTTGCAGATTCTGGGTCACGACCGGCTGGCGGACCAGTTCACCACGTTCCGACACAAAACGAAAACTGGGATCACGGGTCTTCAGAACGCGACCGACATCACTGTGCTGCAGGAACGCGCGCATGCGCTGGCCGGGATGTGTGGCATGATGGGCGCGGCACAATTGCATGAGCTGCTCAAAAACATTGAATTGGCCTGCAAGTTTGAAGACCAAGAGGCCGCCGCCGAGCGTGTTGCGCACGTTCCCGAAATTGCCGACGCTGCGTTCCAGGCGTGGGAGGAAACCCTTGAGCTTCACGGCAGGAACCATACCAAAGGATAG
- a CDS encoding IS3 family transposase (programmed frameshift): MAPRYSDEFRRDAVRIATSSGLTRPQIASDLGVGVSTLNKWVQHHQNDDLMSGPHEDVEKENARLRKENRLLREEREVLKKGDDLLRRPKGVRFAFIDTWKKIWPIEFLCRVLRVTSRGFRAWKIRPISRSQRDDMVLLAHIREQHRLSLQSYGRPRMTEELRDLGLVVGHRRVGRLMRENAIKVIRTRKHKVTTNSNHAFNVAPNFLDQDFSADGPNQKWAGDISYIWTSEGWLYLAVIIDLYSRRVIGWAVSNRMKRDLAIKALDMAVGLRKPPKGCIHHTDRGSQYCSGDYQKSLKQHGFLVSMSGKGNCYDNSMVETFFKSLKAELIWRQKWATRRQAEGAIFQYINGFYNPRRRHSSLGGKSPLAFERRPPNMS, translated from the exons TTGGCACCAAGATACAGCGACGAGTTCAGACGTGATGCGGTTCGCATTGCAACAAGCAGTGGACTGACGCGACCTCAGATTGCGTCTGATTTAGGGGTTGGTGTTTCGACACTGAACAAGTGGGTTCAACACCATCAGAATGATGACCTGATGTCCGGCCCGCATGAGGATGTGGAGAAGGAGAACGCCCGCCTTCGCAAAGAGAACCGGCTACTCCGCGAGGAGAGGGAAGTGTTAAAGA AAGGCGACGATCTTCTTCGCAGGCCAAAAGGCGTGAGGTTTGCCTTTATCGACACCTGGAAGAAGATCTGGCCCATTGAGTTTCTATGCCGCGTTTTGCGGGTAACTTCCCGTGGGTTTCGCGCCTGGAAGATCCGCCCTATCAGCCGAAGCCAGCGAGATGACATGGTGCTGTTGGCCCATATCAGAGAACAACACCGCCTTAGCCTGCAAAGCTACGGCCGACCTCGCATGACGGAGGAACTGCGCGATCTCGGTCTTGTTGTCGGGCACCGCCGGGTAGGCCGGTTGATGCGTGAGAACGCGATCAAGGTTATTCGAACCCGTAAACATAAAGTCACGACTAACAGCAATCACGCCTTCAATGTCGCCCCCAACTTTCTTGATCAGGACTTCTCTGCTGATGGCCCAAACCAAAAATGGGCAGGGGACATTTCCTACATCTGGACGAGCGAGGGATGGCTGTATTTGGCAGTGATCATCGATCTTTACTCCCGCCGGGTCATTGGCTGGGCGGTCAGTAACCGGATGAAGCGGGACCTGGCCATCAAGGCATTAGACATGGCAGTAGGGCTGCGAAAGCCACCCAAAGGCTGTATCCATCATACGGATCGTGGCTCTCAATACTGTTCAGGTGACTATCAGAAAAGTCTGAAGCAGCATGGATTTCTGGTCTCAATGAGCGGCAAGGGAAATTGTTATGACAATTCCATGGTCGAGACCTTCTTCAAATCTCTGAAAGCCGAACTGATCTGGCGTCAGAAATGGGCGACCCGCAGACAAGCAGAAGGAGCAATATTCCAATACATCAATGGGTTCTACAACCCGCGAAGACGGCATTCATCCCTTGGCGGGAAAAGTCCCTTGGCTTTCGAGAGACGGCCTCCTAACATGAGCTGA
- a CDS encoding site-specific integrase has translation MAAIRLSDGVQNPIEKTSLLFPLHTHVLPDAKMLALKLTCLSDIAFAGLTERTMAFAPDMIERLLVELCRFTIEAADLAREVAPLRTPEAAAYEQTCAMAILDVLRQAIHLRDREAAREPLRVAAMRLGIPLDETDPDWQKLAFRALRVMLDAHQENLQREQGTFNGPSPVFRAASRLVDGASNLNIMSRSDWGTAGPTPSHFTSKMPGSQAVLESAQPEANPSEMIQHPIATPAAATEKFADKEPQPTAQKPNLTTACPSIVEGTQTYIDMRSKGYRSFKSTEQANINAGDSWKRNSAPNVSATGRLLTRILGDKPFEQLTDPELTAAWELVARLPRSYQAKTSKLSPREAANDADATELQEADITRAKLKKNGASPGKIESELLKLRTPRLRTATIYRHMQDFQRICVFLRKKGFLNSNIMEDHIWDSAEYDRRDILEEDNERQTWNGKLGGLFRSQIYQDKLEDAGDPMFWAPLIAVHMGLRSEEILQLFVSDIQIIDDVPCIVLSQGPGQSLKSKASRRTVPIHDNLLELGFMKLVAKLKREDEPRLFPWIERSASKKTYTETFSKRFTRYRQDHKIFDAQRDFHSFRTTFNHLLIEAECIDTQRRNLMGHVERDVGITNYNPGGFSKSLLRKRVNSVEIDISMIRPPFQNVGSGSVTDLSAHLTLAQG, from the coding sequence ATGGCCGCAATTCGTCTTTCAGATGGGGTTCAGAACCCCATTGAAAAAACTTCACTGCTTTTTCCCCTTCATACCCACGTTCTCCCCGATGCGAAGATGCTGGCTCTGAAACTGACTTGTCTCAGTGACATCGCCTTCGCCGGACTGACGGAGAGAACGATGGCATTTGCGCCCGACATGATCGAACGGCTTCTGGTGGAGCTCTGCCGCTTCACTATCGAAGCGGCTGATCTTGCGCGTGAAGTCGCGCCGTTGCGCACCCCGGAGGCAGCAGCCTATGAGCAGACCTGCGCCATGGCCATATTGGACGTGCTCCGTCAGGCAATTCATTTGCGTGACCGCGAAGCTGCTCGTGAGCCCTTACGCGTTGCTGCTATGCGGCTTGGCATCCCCCTCGACGAGACCGACCCGGACTGGCAGAAATTGGCTTTCCGGGCGCTCCGCGTCATGCTCGACGCGCACCAAGAGAATCTCCAACGCGAGCAAGGCACATTCAATGGACCTTCGCCGGTGTTTCGGGCAGCCTCGCGGCTTGTCGACGGCGCATCAAATCTCAATATCATGTCGCGATCAGACTGGGGAACGGCTGGGCCGACCCCAAGCCATTTCACGAGCAAAATGCCTGGCTCACAGGCAGTTCTGGAAAGTGCACAGCCGGAAGCCAATCCTTCCGAGATGATCCAGCATCCAATTGCCACTCCAGCTGCGGCCACCGAAAAATTTGCCGATAAGGAACCTCAGCCGACTGCACAGAAACCAAATCTGACCACTGCATGCCCATCAATTGTCGAAGGAACGCAAACCTATATTGATATGCGCAGCAAGGGCTATAGGAGTTTCAAGTCGACCGAGCAGGCAAACATAAATGCAGGTGATAGCTGGAAGCGCAATTCGGCTCCGAACGTCAGCGCAACCGGGCGTCTTTTAACCAGAATTCTCGGCGACAAGCCGTTTGAGCAGCTTACCGATCCAGAGTTGACCGCGGCCTGGGAGCTTGTGGCACGTCTGCCCCGGTCCTACCAGGCCAAGACCAGCAAGTTGTCGCCCCGGGAAGCCGCCAACGATGCAGACGCAACCGAGCTGCAAGAGGCGGATATCACCCGAGCAAAGTTGAAAAAGAATGGCGCAAGCCCCGGGAAGATTGAATCCGAGCTGTTGAAATTGCGCACTCCTCGCCTGCGAACCGCTACGATCTACCGCCACATGCAGGACTTTCAGCGAATTTGCGTATTCCTCAGGAAGAAGGGCTTCCTGAACTCGAACATCATGGAAGACCATATTTGGGACTCTGCCGAATATGACCGCCGCGATATCCTCGAGGAGGACAATGAGCGTCAGACATGGAACGGAAAACTCGGCGGTCTTTTTCGGTCGCAGATCTATCAGGACAAGCTCGAAGACGCGGGCGATCCGATGTTCTGGGCACCGCTTATCGCGGTCCACATGGGGCTTCGGAGCGAGGAGATTCTTCAGCTTTTTGTCTCCGACATCCAGATCATTGATGACGTGCCCTGCATCGTTCTAAGTCAGGGGCCAGGACAAAGCCTTAAGAGTAAAGCCTCCCGCCGGACCGTTCCAATCCACGACAACCTGCTGGAACTGGGGTTCATGAAGCTGGTCGCGAAGCTTAAGCGGGAGGATGAACCGCGTTTGTTCCCATGGATCGAGCGGAGCGCGTCCAAGAAGACCTACACGGAGACCTTTTCCAAGCGTTTCACACGGTATCGCCAAGACCACAAAATTTTCGATGCGCAACGCGATTTTCACAGCTTTAGGACGACATTCAACCATCTGTTGATCGAGGCTGAATGCATCGATACGCAGCGGCGCAACCTGATGGGTCATGTGGAGCGTGATGTGGGTATCACGAACTACAATCCCGGCGGTTTTTCTAAAAGTCTCCTGCGCAAGCGCGTGAACTCGGTCGAGATCGACATCTCAATGATTCGCCCCCCGTTCCAAAACGTCGGGTCCGGAAGTGTAACCGACCTTTCGGCGCATCTTACGCTGGCTCAGGGGTAG
- a CDS encoding IS3 family transposase (programmed frameshift): MNKTSGTSKDAADKLVKNIRRKTRQTYSAEEKIRIVLAGLRGEESISVLCRREGIAESLYYSWSKEFLEAGKRRLSGDTARQATSPEVKELRSESLALKECVADLTLENRLLKKKYDRGWGGGGMRYPATEKLEIIRTVEGSHLPTKMTLDMLGIPRTAFYRWYDRYVEGGFDALADRSPRPGSVWNRIPQDRRDDLIEFALEHEALTTRELAVKYTDENRYFISESSAYRILKAADLITAPDYVVIKAADEFTDKTTAIHQLWQTDFTYFKIIGWGWYYLSTILDDYSRYIIAWKLCTNMRAEDVTDTIELALSASGCDQAVVRHKPRLLSDNGACYISGDLAKWLGNQKMGHVRGAPFHPQTQGKIERWHQTMKNRVLLENYYLPGDLERQIGAFVEYYNNARYHESLNNVTPADVYFGRDKAILRERKKIKILTIRERRLQHQKQAA, from the exons ATGAACAAGACATCCGGAACGTCGAAGGACGCAGCTGACAAGCTGGTCAAGAACATCCGCCGCAAGACGCGGCAGACCTATTCTGCAGAGGAGAAGATCCGCATCGTCTTAGCTGGCCTGCGCGGTGAGGAAAGCATTTCGGTGCTATGTCGGCGGGAGGGTATCGCCGAGAGCCTGTATTACAGCTGGTCGAAGGAGTTCCTGGAGGCTGGCAAGCGTCGCTTGTCTGGCGATACGGCGCGCCAAGCCACGTCGCCGGAGGTGAAGGAGCTTCGCTCTGAGTCTTTGGCCCTGAAGGAATGCGTGGCCGATCTCACCCTGGAAAACCGTCTGCTCA AAAAAAAGTATGACAGGGGCTGGGGAGGTGGAGGAATGAGATACCCTGCAACCGAGAAGCTTGAGATCATCCGCACCGTTGAAGGTTCGCATCTGCCCACCAAAATGACGCTGGATATGCTGGGCATTCCGCGCACGGCTTTCTACCGCTGGTATGATCGCTACGTCGAGGGCGGGTTCGATGCGCTGGCCGATCGGTCTCCTCGACCAGGGTCGGTCTGGAATCGAATACCCCAAGACCGGCGCGATGACCTGATCGAGTTTGCGTTAGAACATGAGGCGCTGACGACACGTGAACTGGCGGTCAAATACACCGATGAGAACCGGTATTTTATCTCGGAATCATCGGCTTACCGCATTCTTAAAGCAGCTGATCTGATCACGGCGCCGGACTATGTGGTGATCAAGGCCGCGGACGAGTTCACGGACAAGACCACGGCCATCCATCAGCTCTGGCAGACCGACTTCACCTACTTCAAGATCATCGGCTGGGGCTGGTATTACCTGTCCACCATCCTCGACGACTACAGCCGCTACATCATCGCCTGGAAGCTTTGCACAAACATGCGGGCCGAGGACGTGACGGACACGATTGAACTGGCTCTGAGCGCATCGGGCTGTGACCAAGCCGTCGTCCGGCACAAGCCGCGCCTGCTGAGTGACAACGGGGCCTGCTACATCTCTGGCGACCTCGCCAAGTGGTTGGGAAATCAAAAAATGGGCCACGTTCGCGGGGCACCATTCCATCCGCAAACCCAGGGCAAGATTGAGCGCTGGCACCAAACTATGAAGAACCGGGTTCTGCTGGAAAACTACTACCTGCCCGGCGATCTCGAACGCCAGATCGGGGCCTTCGTAGAGTATTACAACAACGCGCGATACCACGAGAGTCTCAACAACGTCACGCCCGCCGACGTCTACTTTGGGCGCGACAAAGCCATCCTCAGAGAAAGGAAGAAGATCAAGATACTGACAATCCGCGAACGCCGCTTGCAACACCAAAAACAAGCCGCATAA